In Candidatus Poribacteria bacterium, a single genomic region encodes these proteins:
- a CDS encoding DEAD/DEAH box helicase gives MHDLVGAYERMNKIYQWYIESAFPLRYESLSEERKKLLAREGILSQPPILETIPVYPSSGMSLLDVCQREEMQNGYENLYHLAKALFPDDRKLYRHQWNSLLSVLGGSDIVVTTGTGSGKTECFLLPLLAELSKELSSWPDCPKSPPDHKWWNSEIPDWKSQWGHTGRNQEGLHAIRGLILYPLNALVEDQMRRLRSTLDSDYVHRWLDDGHGRNRILFGRYTGQTPVSGEKSNSNAVKRLHAQLHEMEETSREMRQQPDLDEEMLYHFPNIDGGEMWSRWDMQVTPPDILITNYSMLNIMLMRDIESNIFKQTRDWLEGDSTRKFFLIIDELHSYRGTPGTEVGYILRLLIDRIGLDPNSDQLAILATSASVTEDEKSDKFLQEFFGRDAGRFKRISEEQELPEATTYINMRDYQQNFKNFADSIQSNPFDPMSQPDPGLSDNQTAMQTLAIALGQQPSSKDSRFVLLEALKSLNVHQALRDACREVSTNKVVRPAKVPVLDDKLFPGARTEERTASKAMRGMLLALGMSQDPDTDQSLQPVRGHVFFHNLQNLWVCSNPNCNETHTHRVSEAEQNIPVGALHAIHRLACKCGGRVLDLIVCEVCGDVFLGGFRSGQSGKLEILTSDQPDLENMPDRVSVRHISGQYVIFWPLKEEHPWTTVPQDEEYTIKSKIKSKNGRRITRRWVRAKLNVFSGQLKQNASPLKENEMAGWVHVVAGRNPDEPAMPHKCPRCDADYRKRKRFPTPLRNHRTGFQKACQVIASALSREIPESAQKLVIFSDSRQDAAKLAGGMERDHFRDMVRVAMLSAHKTYRDEFVAFIRATLSMKVDTQPALDRIMEMNKDLHAEISKPMRAEDMSMRNRYAQWNPYLTVEIGNFLDGVPTAIPQARKELLRIINDFPNRIPLQKVQQAVWNILLSLGICPGGTNYCALNFRRSQSEIVPWWECFDWSAEEPQPIHADDAVRDHITRMQDYLASELMYALFPHVARTLEGLGQGWVTYHQSENSTPLVIQATDAAIRELGRRRRYLGADYFNEGTSKTLPGYITNYLGEIGVDYAAIEHQLNEAGVAAGGEYYVGLNPKELYLMQPPFDPRDEREGWRCPTCNAFYLHPAGGKCPTCIGTSLEKGSTAEASFDYYRYLSQLSGDPFRFNCQELTGQSDTSERPLRQRRFQEIFFGDEVDKKQIHGIDLLSVTTTMEAGVDIGALSAVMMSNMPPRRFNYQQRVGRAGRRGTGVSFAITFCRGRSHDDYYYHRTEKMTGDPPPTPYVDMAREPIFCRVFVKEILRRAFEEANFPIDTLSEIDDEVEERFLESVHGQFGPVRQWHHIKPYIQDWLDKPETEHIINKILDTLRFETGWSGNSSIALDFCNKMSEFVKTELLDQITKIVEDPQFTQDALSERLANAGLLPMFGFPTRVRLLYTNWPYSGYPWPPEKGLVDRDIDIAISQFAPGSETVKDKAVHTACGVVELYPAGDQVGSRPGFAPPLEEENPAWIGLCEHCQAVVPLKTEDIPNNNVEIPPPIDCYVCGKTELRSIDAREPKGFFTDQQPTDFDGAFEWNPRATRPTLSFEVQPENTEHVKNTDVSILENKEILSINDDGGSNGFVFQAARIRGRQWQDAYAVSPQNNQHVSVFGQPSRIALLSRRRTDILLVGMTEWLQGIFANPTEVEGRAAWYSLAFYLQTAAAAILDIDTTELDGGFRATKENDLTVGQAFLSDKLENGAGYCRWFGKPEHFQLLLDQAKSEEPEGLAELWMKEAHNHECDASCNTCLRDFHNLPYHGLLDWRLALDMARLATSSAAIIDLVSPWGQSKNPWSVLLQGNNAPVPATMQRLGYSEPINFGDLRGYVKRGGTVKKIWIECHPLWTKEHPSYCAAEKDANQRYRRYHVDPMNPFIALRRPADYV, from the coding sequence ATGCATGATCTTGTAGGTGCTTATGAACGAATGAATAAAATTTATCAGTGGTATATTGAAAGTGCTTTTCCATTAAGGTACGAATCACTTAGTGAGGAGAGAAAAAAACTGTTAGCCCGCGAAGGGATTCTTTCTCAACCTCCAATTTTGGAAACAATCCCGGTATATCCTTCTTCAGGTATGAGTCTTTTAGATGTATGTCAAAGGGAGGAAATGCAAAATGGGTACGAGAACCTATATCATCTTGCCAAAGCTTTGTTTCCAGATGACAGAAAGCTTTATAGACATCAGTGGAATAGTCTACTATCTGTTCTGGGTGGAAGTGACATTGTTGTAACGACTGGAACAGGTTCCGGCAAAACAGAGTGTTTTCTCTTACCTCTTCTCGCAGAACTATCAAAAGAATTGAGTTCGTGGCCAGACTGTCCGAAATCACCACCAGATCATAAATGGTGGAATAGTGAAATACCAGATTGGAAGAGTCAATGGGGACACACAGGTAGAAATCAAGAAGGTTTACATGCTATTCGTGGTTTAATTCTCTATCCACTTAATGCGCTTGTTGAAGATCAAATGCGCCGCTTACGAAGTACTCTTGATTCAGATTACGTGCATCGTTGGTTAGATGATGGACACGGTCGAAATAGAATACTATTCGGAAGGTACACAGGTCAGACACCTGTATCTGGTGAAAAGAGTAACTCAAACGCAGTGAAACGCCTACATGCCCAATTGCATGAGATGGAAGAAACAAGCAGAGAAATGCGTCAGCAACCAGATTTGGATGAAGAGATGCTTTATCATTTCCCGAATATAGATGGAGGTGAAATGTGGTCTCGATGGGATATGCAGGTTACACCACCCGATATTCTCATTACTAATTATAGCATGTTAAATATCATGCTAATGCGTGATATTGAATCCAATATTTTTAAGCAAACCCGGGACTGGCTTGAAGGTGATTCAACGCGTAAGTTTTTCCTCATTATTGATGAACTTCATTCCTATCGCGGGACCCCTGGTACTGAGGTAGGCTATATATTACGCTTGCTCATTGATAGAATTGGCTTAGATCCTAACTCAGATCAACTTGCAATATTAGCAACTTCAGCAAGTGTGACTGAGGACGAAAAGTCCGATAAGTTTCTTCAAGAGTTTTTTGGACGTGATGCTGGTCGATTCAAAAGAATATCTGAAGAACAAGAACTTCCAGAAGCAACTACCTACATAAACATGCGCGACTATCAACAAAATTTTAAGAATTTTGCTGATAGTATTCAGTCAAATCCGTTTGATCCCATGTCCCAACCTGATCCTGGATTGTCAGATAATCAAACAGCGATGCAGACCTTGGCAATCGCATTGGGACAACAACCGTCATCAAAGGATTCAAGATTTGTGCTATTGGAGGCATTGAAATCACTGAATGTTCATCAGGCTCTTCGTGATGCCTGCCGCGAAGTATCAACAAATAAAGTAGTCCGTCCAGCAAAAGTTCCGGTATTAGACGATAAACTTTTTCCTGGTGCTCGAACAGAAGAACGAACTGCCTCGAAAGCAATGCGAGGTATGTTACTCGCGCTTGGCATGAGCCAAGATCCCGATACGGATCAATCACTACAACCTGTACGCGGACATGTCTTTTTTCATAACTTGCAAAACTTGTGGGTGTGTTCAAATCCGAATTGCAATGAAACTCACACGCATCGTGTAAGCGAAGCAGAACAAAATATACCAGTTGGTGCCTTACATGCCATTCATCGTTTAGCATGTAAATGTGGTGGAAGGGTACTTGACCTCATTGTATGCGAAGTCTGCGGGGATGTATTCTTAGGAGGTTTCCGAAGTGGACAATCCGGTAAATTGGAGATACTCACATCAGATCAACCTGACCTTGAAAATATGCCTGATCGTGTGTCAGTGAGGCATATATCTGGACAATATGTGATCTTTTGGCCACTGAAAGAGGAGCATCCATGGACAACAGTACCTCAAGATGAAGAATACACCATTAAAAGTAAAATAAAATCCAAAAACGGTAGACGGATAACAAGACGATGGGTCCGAGCAAAACTTAATGTATTTTCTGGCCAACTTAAACAAAATGCATCACCACTGAAAGAAAATGAAATGGCAGGCTGGGTTCATGTCGTCGCAGGCAGGAATCCAGATGAACCCGCAATGCCTCATAAATGTCCTCGATGTGATGCTGATTATAGAAAACGTAAGCGTTTTCCAACACCGCTACGGAATCATAGGACAGGTTTTCAGAAGGCATGTCAAGTTATTGCGAGCGCATTGTCTCGAGAGATACCAGAATCTGCTCAGAAACTTGTGATCTTCTCAGACAGTCGCCAGGATGCTGCGAAGTTAGCAGGTGGAATGGAACGTGATCATTTCCGAGATATGGTACGCGTTGCTATGCTTAGTGCTCATAAAACGTATCGGGATGAATTTGTCGCGTTCATAAGGGCAACCCTTTCAATGAAAGTAGATACGCAGCCAGCACTTGATAGAATTATGGAGATGAATAAGGATCTTCATGCAGAAATTTCAAAACCCATGCGTGCTGAAGATATGTCTATGCGAAATCGCTATGCGCAATGGAATCCATACCTTACGGTGGAAATTGGGAATTTTCTGGATGGAGTCCCCACTGCAATTCCTCAGGCTCGCAAGGAACTCTTAAGAATCATCAATGATTTTCCAAACCGCATTCCACTCCAAAAAGTTCAACAGGCAGTTTGGAACATCCTGCTTTCACTAGGTATCTGTCCCGGTGGAACAAATTATTGCGCACTTAATTTCCGGAGAAGCCAATCAGAAATTGTGCCGTGGTGGGAGTGTTTTGATTGGAGCGCGGAAGAACCACAACCGATTCATGCAGATGATGCTGTGAGAGATCACATCACCAGAATGCAAGACTATTTGGCATCAGAACTTATGTATGCGCTGTTTCCACACGTTGCCCGCACATTGGAAGGACTTGGACAGGGATGGGTAACTTACCATCAATCTGAAAATTCTACCCCATTGGTGATACAGGCAACTGATGCTGCAATCAGGGAATTAGGAAGACGGCGCAGATATCTCGGTGCAGACTATTTCAATGAAGGCACTTCAAAAACTTTACCGGGGTATATAACGAATTATCTTGGTGAAATTGGGGTAGATTATGCAGCAATTGAACACCAGCTTAACGAAGCTGGGGTTGCTGCTGGTGGTGAATACTACGTAGGTCTCAACCCGAAAGAACTCTATCTAATGCAACCACCTTTCGATCCTCGAGATGAACGAGAGGGTTGGCGTTGTCCGACCTGTAATGCGTTCTATCTTCATCCTGCTGGTGGAAAATGTCCAACGTGTATAGGCACCTCACTTGAAAAAGGTAGCACGGCGGAGGCATCTTTCGACTACTACCGCTATCTTTCCCAACTATCGGGAGATCCATTCCGTTTCAACTGCCAGGAACTAACAGGACAAAGCGATACCTCTGAACGTCCACTACGCCAAAGACGATTTCAAGAGATTTTCTTTGGAGATGAAGTCGATAAGAAACAGATCCACGGTATTGACCTTCTTAGTGTCACTACGACTATGGAGGCAGGTGTGGATATTGGTGCGCTATCAGCTGTCATGATGTCCAATATGCCACCACGACGTTTTAATTATCAACAACGTGTTGGACGAGCGGGTCGACGTGGAACTGGTGTTTCTTTCGCAATAACCTTCTGTCGAGGACGAAGCCACGACGACTATTACTATCATAGGACTGAAAAAATGACGGGAGATCCGCCACCAACTCCGTATGTTGATATGGCGCGTGAACCGATTTTCTGTCGTGTGTTTGTTAAAGAAATATTGCGACGTGCTTTTGAGGAGGCTAACTTCCCTATTGACACTTTAAGCGAAATTGATGATGAAGTAGAAGAGCGTTTTCTGGAAAGTGTACATGGTCAATTCGGTCCCGTAAGACAGTGGCATCACATTAAACCATATATCCAAGATTGGCTTGACAAACCAGAAACTGAACACATTATCAATAAAATACTTGATACACTGCGCTTTGAGACAGGGTGGTCAGGTAATTCATCAATAGCATTAGATTTTTGTAATAAAATGTCTGAATTTGTAAAAACCGAGTTGCTTGATCAGATTACAAAAATCGTCGAAGACCCACAATTTACACAAGACGCTTTGAGTGAAAGGTTGGCAAACGCAGGATTACTTCCAATGTTTGGCTTTCCTACTCGTGTCCGGTTGCTGTATACAAACTGGCCTTATTCTGGGTATCCATGGCCACCTGAAAAAGGACTGGTAGATAGAGACATTGATATTGCAATAAGTCAATTTGCACCTGGATCCGAAACAGTGAAAGATAAGGCTGTACATACTGCATGCGGAGTAGTTGAATTGTATCCGGCAGGTGATCAGGTTGGTTCTCGACCTGGATTCGCTCCACCCTTGGAAGAAGAAAACCCTGCATGGATCGGATTGTGCGAACACTGCCAGGCTGTTGTTCCACTTAAAACCGAAGATATACCAAACAATAACGTGGAAATACCACCACCAATTGACTGCTATGTTTGTGGTAAAACCGAGTTACGTTCCATTGATGCCCGCGAACCAAAGGGATTTTTTACCGATCAACAACCTACCGATTTTGATGGAGCATTTGAATGGAATCCTCGTGCCACCCGTCCAACTCTTAGTTTTGAAGTACAACCTGAAAACACTGAACATGTTAAGAATACAGATGTCTCAATCCTTGAGAATAAGGAAATTCTCTCAATTAATGACGATGGCGGATCAAATGGATTTGTTTTTCAAGCAGCAAGAATAAGAGGGAGACAATGGCAAGATGCTTATGCAGTCTCTCCACAGAACAATCAGCACGTTTCTGTTTTTGGTCAACCTTCTCGTATTGCTCTTCTTTCGCGGAGAAGAACTGATATTCTCTTGGTTGGGATGACAGAATGGCTTCAAGGTATTTTTGCTAATCCAACTGAGGTTGAAGGACGTGCAGCGTGGTATTCGCTTGCTTTTTATCTACAAACAGCTGCGGCTGCAATACTTGATATTGATACAACCGAACTGGATGGAGGATTTCGTGCGACTAAGGAAAATGACTTAACGGTAGGACAAGCTTTCCTATCTGATAAACTCGAAAATGGTGCTGGTTACTGTCGTTGGTTCGGCAAACCAGAGCACTTCCAATTATTGCTAGATCAAGCCAAATCGGAAGAACCAGAAGGTCTCGCTGAGTTATGGATGAAAGAGGCCCATAATCATGAGTGCGATGCTTCCTGCAATACCTGTCTCCGAGATTTCCACAATCTCCCTTACCACGGTCTACTTGATTGGCGACTTGCCCTTGATATGGCTCGTCTCGCGACTTCTTCAGCTGCAATTATTGACCTTGTTTCTCCTTGGGGGCAAAGCAAAAATCCCTGGAGTGTACTACTTCAAGGAAATAATGCTCCGGTACCTGCTACTATGCAGCGACTTGGGTATAGCGAACCTATAAACTTTGGTGATTTGCGAGGTTATGTCAAACGAGGGGGGACTGTAAAGAAGATTTGGATTGAATGTCATCCGTTATGGACAAAAGAGCATCCATCTTACTGCGCTGCTGAGAAAGATGCCAATCAGCGGTATCGACGATACCATGTTGACCCAATGAACCCATTTATAGCACTCCGACGCCCAGCAGATTATGTGTGA